In one window of Hymenobacter nivis DNA:
- a CDS encoding energy transducer TonB, with protein MAFLSSSRRLVLAASVFLVDTGATAAQTMPNAYQVVHTPDSAKVYFYVEQMPQLPGKASIAASIQQGVAPGSGCGGKVFVYFVVGPSGTVKDAKVVKGPDGGCNAAVLAAVRKLPRFRAGRQNGQAVAVSYTVPLTF; from the coding sequence ATGGCTTTTCTCTCCTCATCGCGCCGGTTGGTGCTGGCCGCCAGCGTTTTCCTGGTCGATACCGGTGCCACCGCGGCCCAAACAATGCCGAACGCCTACCAGGTCGTGCACACGCCTGATTCGGCCAAGGTGTACTTCTACGTCGAGCAAATGCCACAGCTGCCTGGCAAGGCCAGCATTGCGGCGTCCATCCAGCAGGGGGTGGCCCCGGGTAGCGGCTGCGGCGGCAAGGTGTTCGTGTACTTCGTAGTGGGCCCCAGCGGCACAGTGAAGGACGCCAAAGTCGTTAAAGGTCCGGACGGCGGCTGCAACGCGGCCGTGCTAGCGGCAGTGCGCAAGCTGCCGCGCTTCCGGGCAGGCCGGCAAAACGGTCAGGCCGTGGCGGTTTCCTACACGGTGCCGCTTACTTTTTAG
- a CDS encoding IS630 family transposase yields the protein MKPAQDPDDYAFKAHQLRQVQELEQAGALDLFYGDESGFCLTSAIPYGWQFPGEHVATQPRHSQRFNVLGLFNATTNELHTAAREGSVDAAFVIDTLDAWVATRTRPTVRVLDNARLHHTAAFQARLQDWEDRDVHIFYLPTYSPHLNKIETLWRKVKYEWLRPEAYADFKTLKTAVWHILDRVGRQFTIQFAT from the coding sequence CTGAAACCGGCCCAGGACCCGGACGACTACGCCTTCAAAGCCCACCAGTTGCGCCAGGTGCAAGAGTTGGAGCAAGCAGGCGCGCTTGACCTGTTCTACGGCGATGAATCCGGCTTTTGTCTGACCTCGGCCATCCCGTACGGCTGGCAATTTCCCGGCGAACACGTTGCCACCCAGCCCCGCCATAGCCAGCGCTTCAACGTGTTGGGCTTGTTCAACGCCACCACCAACGAGTTGCACACCGCCGCCCGTGAGGGAAGCGTGGATGCGGCCTTTGTCATTGACACGCTCGACGCCTGGGTCGCGACCCGCACCCGGCCCACGGTACGGGTCCTCGACAATGCCCGCCTGCACCACACCGCCGCGTTTCAAGCGCGGCTGCAGGACTGGGAGGACCGCGACGTGCACATTTTCTACCTGCCCACCTACAGCCCTCACCTCAACAAAATCGAGACCCTCTGGCGCAAAGTCAAATACGAGTGGCTGCGGCCCGAAGCCTACGCCGATTTCAAAACCCTCAAAACCGCTGTGTGGCACATTCTCGACCGCGTTGGCCGCCAATTCACCATCCAATTTGCAACCTGA
- a CDS encoding NAD(P)/FAD-dependent oxidoreductase, which produces MDVLIIGGGLAGLAAALDLAGRGHAVAVAERRAYPFHRVCGEYVSNEVRPYLARLGADPAPLGLANICRFELSSPAGRVLHSPLDLGGFGVSRYALDEFLYHKAVAAGVQFYLPATVANVAFDAATGRHAVALADGRALAPRVVLGAYGKRANLDRQLERPFFRQRSPYLGVKYHLRLPGHARDVIALHNFRAGYAGISAIEDGKLCFCYLTTRDNLKAHGGTIAAMEKAVLHQNPHLRAIFHEAEFLYDQPEVINEISFAPKQPVEQRVLMCGDAAGLITPLCGNGMAMALHGGALASAAAHDFLTEKTSRPAMEAAYARAWQAQFGTRLRVGRAVQGLFGGPVLSEAVVRALAHWPAAVQGLMRRTHGAPF; this is translated from the coding sequence GTGGATGTTCTCATCATTGGCGGCGGCCTGGCCGGTTTGGCCGCGGCCCTAGACCTGGCCGGGCGCGGCCACGCTGTGGCGGTGGCCGAGCGCCGGGCCTACCCGTTCCACCGCGTGTGCGGCGAATACGTCAGCAACGAGGTGCGGCCCTATCTGGCCCGGCTCGGGGCCGACCCGGCGCCGCTGGGCCTGGCCAACATCTGCCGGTTCGAGCTGTCGTCGCCGGCCGGGCGCGTGCTGCACAGCCCGCTGGACCTAGGCGGCTTCGGGGTGAGCCGCTACGCGCTGGACGAATTTCTGTACCACAAGGCCGTGGCGGCGGGCGTGCAGTTTTACCTGCCCGCCACGGTGGCCAATGTGGCGTTTGATGCCGCCACGGGCCGCCACGCGGTGGCCCTGGCCGACGGCCGCGCGCTGGCCCCGCGCGTGGTGCTGGGAGCCTACGGCAAGCGTGCCAACCTGGACCGCCAGCTGGAGCGGCCGTTTTTCCGGCAGCGTTCGCCCTACCTCGGGGTGAAGTACCACCTGCGCCTGCCGGGCCACGCCCGCGACGTGATTGCGCTGCACAACTTCCGGGCCGGCTACGCGGGCATTTCGGCCATTGAGGACGGCAAGCTGTGCTTCTGCTACCTCACCACGCGCGATAATTTGAAGGCCCACGGCGGCACCATTGCGGCAATGGAAAAAGCGGTGCTGCACCAAAATCCGCACCTGCGCGCCATTTTCCACGAAGCCGAGTTTTTGTACGACCAGCCCGAGGTCATCAACGAGATTTCTTTTGCCCCGAAGCAGCCCGTGGAGCAGCGCGTGCTGATGTGCGGCGACGCGGCCGGCCTCATCACACCGCTGTGCGGCAACGGCATGGCCATGGCCCTGCACGGCGGGGCCCTGGCCAGTGCCGCCGCGCACGATTTCCTGACCGAAAAAACCAGCCGCCCGGCCATGGAAGCGGCCTACGCCCGGGCGTGGCAGGCGCAGTTTGGGACCCGGCTGCGGGTGGGGCGCGCCGTGCAGGGCCTGTTTGGGGGCCCCGTGCTGAGCGAGGCCGTGGTGCGGGCCCTGGCCCACTGGCCCGCCGCCGTGCAGGGCCTGATGCGCCGCACCCACGGGGCCCCGTTCTGA
- a CDS encoding helix-turn-helix domain-containing protein, whose protein sequence is MQKRYISLDAAERTTLEAGRHHHPQHQFRARCQGLLWSADGQSVPALAALLNVSQGTVYGWFNRWEQGGLAGLANAKGQGRPAILQPADQQRVEAAVRANRQQLKDVTAVLRQELRKDFSALTLKRFLKSVGANGGASATG, encoded by the coding sequence ATGCAAAAACGCTACATTTCCTTGGACGCTGCGGAACGGACTACGCTGGAAGCTGGCCGTCACCATCACCCGCAGCACCAGTTCCGCGCCCGTTGCCAAGGCTTGTTGTGGAGCGCGGACGGGCAGTCGGTCCCCGCGCTGGCGGCCCTGCTGAACGTGAGCCAGGGCACGGTGTACGGCTGGTTTAACCGCTGGGAACAGGGCGGCTTAGCGGGCTTGGCCAACGCCAAAGGGCAAGGTCGGCCGGCTATCCTGCAGCCCGCCGACCAGCAGCGCGTGGAAGCCGCTGTGCGCGCCAACCGCCAGCAACTCAAAGACGTGACCGCCGTGCTGCGTCAGGAACTGCGCAAAGATTTCTCGGCCCTGACGCTGAAGCGTTTTTTAAAAAGTGTGGGGGCAAATGGCGGCGCTTCCGCCACGGGCTGA
- a CDS encoding acyl-CoA thioesterase, which yields MPDLVRTPETRHRVHFQDCDMLGHLNNARYLDYFLNAREDQVAQHYALNMGELAREQHAAWVITKHHLSYLKPARQGVEVLIRTQLIHFDNSNLVLEMQMRAADGLRLLALLWSEMTFVKMPAGTRLDHSDELMDLLNQVDVEGVEYDPDGFDDRVKAVRQELKQLRRAASGEGQGPAPRQ from the coding sequence ATGCCCGATCTTGTTCGTACCCCCGAAACCCGCCACCGCGTCCACTTCCAGGACTGCGACATGCTGGGCCACCTCAACAACGCCCGCTACCTCGATTACTTCCTCAACGCCCGCGAAGACCAGGTGGCCCAGCACTACGCCCTGAACATGGGCGAGCTGGCCCGCGAACAGCATGCGGCCTGGGTTATCACCAAGCACCACCTCAGCTACCTCAAGCCGGCGCGCCAGGGCGTGGAGGTGCTCATCCGCACCCAACTCATCCACTTCGACAATTCCAACCTGGTGCTGGAAATGCAGATGCGCGCCGCCGACGGCCTGCGCCTGCTGGCGCTGCTGTGGTCGGAAATGACGTTCGTGAAGATGCCCGCCGGCACTCGCCTCGACCACTCCGACGAGCTGATGGACCTGCTCAACCAGGTGGACGTGGAAGGGGTGGAGTACGACCCCGATGGCTTCGACGACCGGGTGAAGGCCGTGCGCCAGGAGTTGAAGCAGCTGCGCCGTGCCGCTAGCGGTGAGGGACAGGGCCCCGCGCCCCGGCAATAA
- a CDS encoding type III polyketide synthase has translation MISYLGAIGTANPSHCIAQQQIADFMAQALEFGDVDARRLRALYRVSGISQRYSVLPDYGRTNGDYTFFPNTPGLNPFPSVGQRMAVYRREALPLALAAVADCRRQVPSLEMASITHLITVSCTGMYAPGLDIELVQALGLPAAVQRTCVNFMGCYAAVNALKLADAACRANPAARVLVVSVELCTLHFQKSAEDDHLVSNALFGDGAAACLVQGQPLPDGAPSLALTAFHCGLEPDGHADMAWHINDFGFEMTLSSYVPKLIQRGIGRLTEQLLSTLPVRRADIHHFAIHPGGRKILETIEQALDLSHDDNRFAYRVLRDYGNMSSATVLFVLRDVLAAATPADHGAPVLSFAFGPGLTLEAMLLEISVDSYQLTVNNEKAVRSMEGEPVAAALVAAE, from the coding sequence ATGATTAGCTACTTAGGCGCCATCGGCACCGCCAACCCCTCCCACTGCATCGCGCAGCAACAAATTGCCGATTTTATGGCCCAGGCCCTGGAATTCGGCGACGTCGACGCCCGCCGGCTCCGGGCCTTGTACCGGGTGTCGGGCATTAGCCAGCGCTATTCGGTACTGCCCGACTACGGCCGCACCAACGGCGACTACACTTTCTTCCCGAACACGCCTGGCCTGAATCCATTTCCATCGGTAGGGCAGCGTATGGCCGTGTACCGCCGCGAGGCCCTGCCGCTGGCCCTGGCCGCCGTGGCCGACTGCCGCCGCCAGGTGCCGAGCCTGGAAATGGCCAGCATCACGCACCTCATCACGGTGAGCTGCACGGGTATGTACGCCCCGGGGCTCGACATTGAGCTGGTACAGGCCCTGGGCCTGCCGGCCGCGGTGCAGCGCACCTGCGTGAACTTTATGGGCTGCTACGCCGCCGTGAACGCCCTGAAGCTGGCCGATGCCGCCTGCCGCGCTAATCCCGCCGCCCGCGTGCTGGTGGTGAGCGTGGAGCTGTGCACACTGCATTTCCAGAAAAGCGCCGAAGACGACCACCTGGTGAGCAACGCACTGTTTGGCGACGGCGCGGCGGCGTGCCTGGTGCAGGGCCAGCCGCTGCCCGACGGGGCCCCCAGCCTGGCCCTCACCGCGTTTCATTGCGGCCTGGAGCCTGATGGGCACGCCGACATGGCCTGGCACATCAACGATTTTGGGTTTGAGATGACGTTGAGCAGCTACGTACCCAAGCTCATCCAGCGTGGCATTGGGCGGCTCACGGAGCAGCTGCTGTCAACCCTGCCGGTGCGGCGCGCCGACATTCACCACTTCGCCATCCACCCCGGCGGGCGCAAGATCCTGGAGACCATTGAGCAGGCCCTGGACCTGAGCCACGACGATAATCGCTTCGCCTACCGCGTGCTGCGCGACTACGGCAACATGTCGTCGGCTACGGTGCTGTTTGTGCTGCGCGATGTGCTGGCCGCCGCCACCCCCGCCGACCACGGGGCCCCGGTGCTCAGCTTCGCCTTTGGCCCCGGCCTGACGCTGGAGGCCATGCTGCTGGAGATTTCAGTTGACAGTTATCAATTGACAGTTAACAACGAAAAGGCTGTCCGTTCGATGGAAGGGGAGCCAGTTGCCGCCGCGCTCGTGGCGGCCGAATAG
- a CDS encoding methyltransferase domain-containing protein, producing MLNDRAPGPELMDDLTLASDDLRRNLDELEVINTWLGGYQPVLDALARLRPRFPAGRALRVADLGSGGGDTLRHVARWARRHGVAVELVGIDANQFMLDYARAKSADYPEISYQQFDIFSAEFQAEAFDVLTCSLFCHHFTDAELGALLGQWARQAQVAVVVNDLHRHWMAYGSIWALTRLLGGSYLVRHDAPLSVARAFRRADWVRLLAQAGLAKYELRWRWAFRWQLVIWPS from the coding sequence ATGTTAAATGACCGAGCGCCCGGCCCCGAGCTGATGGACGACCTGACGCTGGCCTCCGACGATTTGCGCCGCAATCTCGACGAGCTGGAAGTCATCAATACCTGGCTGGGTGGCTACCAGCCGGTACTGGACGCGCTGGCCCGGCTGCGGCCCCGCTTCCCCGCGGGCCGGGCCCTGCGCGTGGCCGACCTGGGCAGCGGCGGCGGCGACACCCTGCGCCACGTGGCCCGCTGGGCCCGCCGGCACGGCGTGGCGGTGGAGCTGGTCGGCATCGACGCCAACCAATTCATGCTGGATTACGCCCGCGCCAAAAGCGCCGATTACCCCGAAATCAGCTACCAGCAGTTCGATATTTTCTCGGCTGAATTTCAGGCTGAGGCCTTCGATGTGCTGACGTGCAGCCTGTTCTGCCACCACTTCACCGATGCCGAGCTGGGGGCCCTGCTGGGGCAGTGGGCCCGGCAGGCGCAGGTAGCGGTGGTCGTCAACGACCTGCACCGGCACTGGATGGCCTACGGCAGCATCTGGGCCCTGACGCGGCTGCTCGGCGGCTCGTACCTGGTGCGGCACGACGCACCGCTGTCGGTGGCCCGCGCTTTCCGCCGTGCCGATTGGGTGCGGCTGCTGGCCCAAGCCGGCCTGGCAAAATATGAGCTGCGCTGGCGCTGGGCGTTCCGGTGGCAGCTGGTTATCTGGCCGAGTTAG
- a CDS encoding mechanosensitive ion channel family protein, with translation MVKFSYFGVLLVLLATGARAAPLGAPAAAGAPDTVTHDDAHRIEIGYTTLSGISGQVRDVYDPRDLADELPGVCETLKAIQHGVEETDQVVDLKQLQMCQLMLATTQDQLVEWRMALGGAHEALEAMQARLKALPGPPARAPHPNAAALTMERADSALQGRQQLIAGLLTKRFQRVKVLQTQVAASYIQSLELQDRVGDLMRRFGRATIKATYPPLWAARPTPPPPPDPDAAQDEVYRREIIGYYFASNWDNWAFMALIGVVFYGWVAFNYRRVNKRALAIEPSFHYLRPGPVAATLVVVFSLAPALELHPPPVYLALLQALLLGALTAVFARSWPRGAFWYWLGLVVFFVALVVINANAAAGLLARWGLLLLDMAAVGIGAVLLRRVRHAARLPWFVVPVTGVFMALNGLAVACNVLGRLSMAKMFSTTAIFGLTQGIGLAVLIELLTEAFLLQVLCSRSAAGGAGHFDYDKIGPQLLRLLTVVAAGLWGLVFTSNLNLYAGLYGAAAHFLTAPRLLGSTAFTLGNIGLFFVILYVSTQLQQYVGYFFGEVGDASDTPDARHRGSWLVGLRLLLVLVGFALATAATGLPLSKIAIVFGALSVGIGLGLQSIVNNLVSGIILIFERPFHVGDFIEVAGKAGRVQDIGIRSSKLASVTGSEIIVPNGDLLSGHVINWTRTNDHVRVDLTLKITPVVDPDADGQADPQAALQTAREQIQEEIKASPYTMNTLAPEILLNNINGQIYELRVLFWITNIRQQELTKSEILAGIYRRFTAQGLVLS, from the coding sequence TTGGTAAAGTTTAGTTATTTCGGGGTGCTGCTGGTGCTGCTGGCAACGGGGGCCCGGGCCGCGCCGCTCGGGGCCCCGGCGGCGGCCGGGGCTCCGGACACGGTGACGCACGACGATGCGCACCGCATCGAAATCGGCTACACCACGCTGAGCGGAATTTCTGGGCAGGTGCGCGACGTGTACGACCCCCGCGACCTGGCCGATGAGCTGCCCGGCGTGTGCGAAACCCTGAAAGCCATCCAGCACGGGGTGGAGGAAACCGACCAGGTGGTAGACCTCAAGCAGTTGCAAATGTGCCAGTTGATGCTGGCCACCACCCAAGACCAGCTCGTGGAGTGGCGCATGGCGCTGGGCGGGGCCCACGAGGCGCTGGAAGCCATGCAGGCCCGCCTAAAGGCCCTGCCCGGCCCGCCGGCCCGCGCCCCCCACCCCAACGCGGCCGCCCTCACTATGGAGCGGGCCGATTCGGCGCTGCAAGGGCGGCAGCAGCTCATCGCGGGGCTGCTCACCAAGCGGTTCCAGCGGGTTAAGGTGCTGCAAACCCAGGTGGCGGCCAGCTACATCCAGTCGCTGGAGCTGCAAGACCGCGTGGGCGACCTCATGCGCCGCTTCGGGCGCGCCACCATCAAGGCGACCTACCCGCCGCTGTGGGCCGCGCGGCCCACTCCGCCGCCCCCGCCCGACCCCGACGCGGCCCAGGACGAAGTTTATCGGCGCGAAATTATCGGCTATTACTTCGCCAGCAACTGGGATAACTGGGCCTTCATGGCCCTGATTGGGGTCGTATTTTACGGTTGGGTGGCCTTTAACTACCGCCGGGTGAACAAGCGGGCGCTGGCCATCGAGCCTTCCTTCCACTACCTGCGGCCGGGGCCGGTGGCGGCCACGCTGGTGGTGGTGTTCAGCCTGGCCCCGGCCCTGGAGCTGCACCCGCCGCCCGTGTACCTGGCCCTACTGCAAGCGCTGCTGCTCGGGGCCCTTACGGCGGTGTTTGCCCGCAGCTGGCCCCGGGGTGCGTTTTGGTACTGGCTGGGGCTGGTGGTGTTTTTCGTTGCCCTAGTCGTCATCAACGCCAACGCGGCGGCGGGCCTGCTGGCGCGCTGGGGCCTGCTGCTGCTCGACATGGCGGCCGTGGGCATCGGGGCAGTGCTGCTGCGGCGCGTGCGGCACGCGGCGCGGCTGCCCTGGTTCGTAGTGCCCGTCACGGGGGTGTTCATGGCCCTGAACGGGCTGGCCGTGGCCTGCAACGTGTTGGGGCGCTTGAGCATGGCCAAGATGTTCAGCACGACGGCCATTTTCGGGCTCACGCAGGGCATTGGGCTGGCTGTGCTCATCGAGCTGCTTACCGAGGCCTTTTTGCTGCAAGTGTTGTGCAGCCGCTCGGCGGCGGGCGGCGCGGGACACTTCGACTACGACAAAATCGGTCCCCAGCTGCTGCGCCTGCTCACGGTGGTAGCGGCGGGCCTGTGGGGGCTGGTGTTTACTTCCAACCTGAACCTGTACGCCGGGCTCTATGGCGCGGCCGCGCACTTTCTCACGGCCCCGCGCCTGCTGGGCAGCACCGCCTTCACGCTCGGCAACATCGGGCTGTTCTTCGTCATCCTCTACGTATCGACGCAGCTCCAGCAGTATGTAGGCTATTTTTTTGGCGAGGTGGGCGACGCCAGCGACACTCCCGACGCCCGGCACCGCGGCTCGTGGCTGGTGGGGCTGCGGCTGCTGCTGGTGCTCGTGGGCTTCGCGCTGGCCACGGCCGCTACGGGCCTGCCGCTCAGCAAAATCGCCATCGTGTTCGGGGCCCTAAGTGTAGGTATCGGCTTGGGCCTGCAAAGCATCGTCAACAACCTCGTGTCGGGCATCATCCTCATCTTCGAGCGGCCGTTCCACGTGGGCGACTTCATCGAAGTAGCCGGCAAAGCGGGCCGCGTGCAGGACATCGGCATCCGCTCCAGCAAGCTTGCCTCCGTCACGGGCTCCGAAATCATCGTGCCCAACGGCGATTTGCTCTCCGGCCACGTCATCAACTGGACCCGCACCAACGACCACGTCCGCGTGGACTTGACCCTGAAAATTACTCCCGTCGTAGACCCCGACGCCGATGGGCAAGCCGACCCGCAAGCCGCCCTGCAAACCGCCCGCGAGCAAATCCAGGAAGAAATCAAGGCCAGTCCCTACACTATGAACACCTTGGCCCCCGAAATCCTGCTCAACAACATCAACGGCCAGATTTACGAGCTGCGCGTGCTATTTTGGATTACCAATATCCGCCAGCAGGAACTCACCAAAAGCGAAATCCTGGCGGGGATATACCGGCGATTCACGGCGCAAGGGCTGGTACTTAGTTGA
- a CDS encoding DUF6992 family protein has protein sequence MPVLDPNALYATRELIVGRGLAVLAAWVIINLVGSGYAVGRADRRLEPYYFHLMNVAWALVNAGLAAWGIVMLRRLPPAGWSLAAEAGAHHHDENLFLINTGLDVLYVVVALWLRRRATEPGAGHPARLAGFGHSVLLQGGFLFVFDLAMTALLHLAGAPLRAAGL, from the coding sequence ATGCCTGTCCTCGACCCCAACGCCCTGTACGCAACCCGCGAGCTAATTGTGGGCCGTGGCCTGGCGGTGCTCGCCGCCTGGGTCATCATTAACCTAGTGGGCAGCGGCTACGCCGTGGGCCGCGCCGACCGCCGCCTGGAGCCCTACTACTTCCACCTCATGAACGTGGCCTGGGCCCTGGTGAACGCCGGCCTCGCTGCCTGGGGCATCGTCATGCTGCGCCGCTTGCCGCCGGCCGGCTGGTCGCTGGCCGCCGAAGCGGGGGCCCACCACCACGACGAAAACCTGTTCCTCATCAACACCGGGCTCGACGTGCTCTACGTCGTTGTGGCCCTCTGGCTGCGTCGCCGGGCCACCGAGCCCGGCGCGGGCCACCCTGCCCGGCTGGCAGGCTTTGGCCACTCGGTGCTGCTGCAAGGCGGCTTCCTGTTCGTATTCGACCTGGCCATGACGGCCCTGTTGCACCTGGCCGGGGCCCCGCTACGCGCCGCCGGCCTGTAA
- a CDS encoding histone deacetylase family protein, producing the protein MLPIAFAPSYAHPLPTAHRFPMLKYELLPEQLLYEGTATAADFFVPTPPPDADILRVHDAGYYQRLRLGQLTRQEERVTGFPWSPELFAREITILGGTIECARRALVHGAAFNIAGGTHHAFRDRGEGFCLLNDQAVAAAWLLANGLAKKVLIVDLDVHQGNGTAAIFQHEPRVFTYSVHGARNYPGRKETSDLDQPLPDGTTDAEYLSLLAATLGPLVARVRPDFVFYLAGVDVLATDKLGHLALSRAGCRQRDELVLRLCHAQGLPVVVCMGGGYSAHIADIVEAHANTFRAAAGLWG; encoded by the coding sequence ATGCTGCCCATTGCCTTCGCGCCCAGCTATGCCCACCCGCTGCCGACCGCCCACCGCTTCCCGATGCTGAAGTACGAGCTGTTGCCCGAGCAGCTGCTGTACGAAGGCACGGCCACGGCGGCCGATTTTTTTGTGCCCACACCGCCACCCGACGCCGATATTCTGCGGGTGCACGACGCCGGCTATTACCAGCGCCTGCGCCTCGGCCAGCTCACCCGGCAGGAGGAGCGGGTGACGGGTTTTCCATGGTCGCCGGAGCTGTTTGCGCGCGAAATCACCATCCTCGGTGGCACCATCGAGTGCGCCCGGCGGGCCCTCGTGCACGGCGCAGCGTTCAACATCGCCGGCGGTACCCACCACGCCTTCCGCGACCGGGGCGAGGGCTTTTGCTTGCTGAACGACCAGGCCGTCGCCGCCGCCTGGCTGCTGGCCAACGGCTTGGCGAAGAAAGTGTTGATTGTGGACCTGGACGTGCACCAGGGCAACGGTACGGCCGCTATTTTCCAGCACGAGCCGCGCGTGTTCACCTACTCGGTGCACGGGGCCCGCAACTACCCCGGCCGCAAGGAAACTTCCGACCTCGACCAGCCCCTGCCCGACGGCACCACCGACGCCGAGTACCTCTCCCTACTAGCCGCCACCCTAGGGCCCCTGGTGGCGCGGGTACGTCCCGACTTCGTATTTTACCTGGCCGGCGTGGACGTGCTGGCCACCGACAAGCTCGGCCACCTGGCCCTGAGCCGCGCCGGCTGCCGCCAGCGCGACGAGCTGGTGCTCCGCCTGTGCCACGCCCAGGGCCTGCCTGTGGTGGTGTGCATGGGCGGCGGCTACTCCGCCCACATCGCCGACATCGTGGAAGCCCACGCCAATACGTTTCGGGCGGCCGCCGGCCTGTGGGGCTGA
- a CDS encoding type 1 glutamine amidotransferase domain-containing protein translates to MSIFSSDKLKGKKIAIIATDGFEQVELTEPKKYLEGEGATTHVISLKSGSIKGWDGPNNDWGDKVSVDKVITDVKPADYDALVLPGGQMNPDILRLNKDVVSFVREFAGSGKVVAAICHGPWTLIEADVVRGKKMTSWPSLKTDLKNAGAYWEDSEVVTDKGLITSRKPEDIPAFNKKIVEEILEGQHAPRT, encoded by the coding sequence ATGTCCATCTTCAGCAGCGATAAGCTCAAGGGCAAGAAAATCGCCATCATTGCCACCGACGGTTTCGAGCAGGTCGAACTGACCGAGCCCAAGAAATACCTCGAAGGCGAGGGCGCTACCACTCACGTCATCTCCCTCAAAAGCGGCTCTATCAAGGGCTGGGACGGACCCAATAACGACTGGGGCGACAAAGTGAGCGTCGATAAGGTCATCACCGATGTGAAGCCGGCCGACTACGACGCCCTGGTGCTGCCCGGCGGCCAGATGAACCCCGACATCCTGCGCCTGAACAAGGACGTGGTGAGCTTCGTGCGCGAGTTTGCCGGCTCGGGTAAAGTAGTGGCTGCCATCTGCCACGGGCCCTGGACGCTGATTGAGGCCGACGTGGTGCGCGGCAAGAAAATGACCAGCTGGCCTAGCCTGAAAACCGACCTTAAAAATGCTGGCGCCTACTGGGAAGACTCGGAAGTAGTAACCGATAAAGGCCTCATCACCAGCCGCAAGCCCGAGGATATTCCCGCCTTCAACAAGAAAATCGTGGAGGAAATCCTCGAAGGCCAGCACGCCCCGCGCACCTAG
- a CDS encoding T9SS type A sorting domain-containing protein — MMPRLLVFSLLLALATGGLASGFAPPTLPQPSEAQRTTMQQTRPGPDDKTLAVYPNPSTGIVHLTINGQEGRRVELQVLNVIGSVVYHETMTDLNDRATKVLDLSRFANGLYYVKLEGNGANQMCKLVIR; from the coding sequence ATGATGCCACGCTTACTTGTCTTTTCTCTTCTTCTAGCCCTGGCCACTGGTGGCCTGGCCAGTGGGTTTGCCCCGCCCACGCTGCCCCAGCCCAGCGAGGCCCAGCGCACTACCATGCAGCAAACGCGCCCCGGTCCCGACGATAAGACGCTGGCCGTGTACCCCAACCCCAGCACCGGCATCGTGCACCTCACCATCAACGGCCAGGAAGGCCGCCGCGTCGAGCTGCAAGTGCTGAACGTGATTGGCTCGGTGGTGTATCACGAAACCATGACCGACCTCAACGACCGCGCCACCAAAGTGCTCGACCTGAGCCGCTTCGCCAATGGTTTGTACTACGTGAAACTTGAAGGCAACGGCGCTAACCAAATGTGTAAGCTCGTCATCCGCTAA
- a CDS encoding porin family protein has translation MKNLLLTLMLGVAAAPAAMAQARAGGDLSSKDYTGGAVTDSRNTGFGIKGGYNLSNLYGGGKDLLGPTSLNAFHGGVYGQFGFNQTSSVQIELLYTRKGYIANFNSVGGPSYNESQRTTRLNYLQLPILYVANFTKNLSFHIGPQVSLLTNARVYDQDLALSAGGFNALDYGAVAGFEGRVGPARIGVRYDLGLGNVYKDGVSIKYGNNKVADLSSSNLHNQTFQVYLGLGFTQ, from the coding sequence ATGAAAAATCTTCTCCTCACGCTTATGCTGGGCGTCGCGGCGGCCCCGGCGGCTATGGCCCAGGCCCGCGCCGGCGGCGACCTTTCCTCGAAGGACTACACCGGCGGCGCCGTCACCGACTCGCGCAACACCGGCTTCGGCATCAAGGGCGGCTATAATCTGAGCAACCTTTACGGCGGCGGCAAGGACTTGCTCGGGCCCACCTCCCTCAACGCTTTCCACGGCGGCGTATACGGCCAGTTTGGCTTCAACCAGACGTCGTCCGTGCAGATCGAGCTACTGTACACGCGCAAAGGCTACATCGCCAACTTCAACTCGGTGGGGGGCCCCAGCTATAACGAAAGCCAGCGCACCACCCGCTTGAACTACTTGCAGCTGCCCATCCTGTACGTAGCCAACTTCACCAAGAACCTGAGCTTCCACATCGGCCCGCAGGTGTCGCTGCTGACCAACGCCCGGGTGTACGACCAGGACCTTGCCCTGTCCGCCGGCGGCTTCAATGCGCTTGATTACGGCGCCGTGGCCGGCTTTGAGGGCCGCGTGGGCCCCGCCCGCATCGGCGTGCGCTACGACCTGGGCCTGGGCAATGTATACAAGGACGGCGTGTCGATAAAGTACGGCAACAACAAGGTGGCCGACCTGTCGAGCAGCAACTTGCACAACCAAACCTTCCAGGTGTACCTGGGCCTGGGCTTCACCCAATAG